The Achromobacter pestifer genome includes a region encoding these proteins:
- a CDS encoding LysR family transcriptional regulator: MDIQLNDIALFVEVAKRKNFSHAAEALNIPTSTLSRRVSELERSIGMRLLNRSTRKIDLTEAGAIYFERCRHIVEEARIAHDQLLDMAVQPKGRLRISLPTSLAQLFLPAVIREFREQHPDIECDFDLSMRPIDPISNPFDLILRFGQQPDSSLISRKIVLMAHQLYASPEYLARHGEPRVPADLSHHECLRPTMREDSSFWMLHSGDKVERVQVSGRLSANNIGMLGRLAGQGLGITPVLVFDAMERAIKQAGLVRVLPEWSLTPLPLFALLPSRMLPAKTKAFLDFIQPRLSDA; the protein is encoded by the coding sequence ATGGATATCCAGCTTAACGACATCGCTTTGTTTGTCGAAGTCGCCAAGCGCAAGAACTTCAGCCACGCGGCCGAAGCCTTGAATATTCCGACGTCCACGCTCTCGCGCCGCGTCAGTGAGCTGGAGCGCAGCATCGGCATGCGGCTGCTCAACCGCAGTACGCGCAAGATTGACCTGACCGAGGCCGGCGCCATCTATTTCGAGCGCTGCCGGCATATCGTGGAAGAAGCGCGTATTGCGCACGACCAGCTGCTGGACATGGCGGTGCAGCCCAAGGGGCGCCTGCGCATCTCGCTGCCGACCAGCCTGGCGCAGCTGTTCCTGCCCGCGGTCATCAGAGAATTCCGCGAGCAGCATCCGGACATCGAATGCGACTTCGACCTGAGCATGCGGCCGATCGATCCCATCAGCAATCCGTTCGACCTGATCCTGCGTTTCGGGCAGCAGCCGGATTCCAGCCTGATCTCCCGCAAGATCGTGCTGATGGCCCACCAGTTGTATGCCTCGCCCGAGTACCTGGCCCGCCACGGCGAACCGCGGGTGCCGGCGGACCTCAGCCACCACGAATGCCTGCGCCCCACCATGCGCGAGGATTCATCCTTCTGGATGCTGCATTCGGGCGACAAGGTGGAGCGCGTGCAGGTATCGGGCCGTCTGTCTGCCAACAATATCGGCATGCTCGGACGGTTGGCCGGACAAGGCCTGGGCATCACGCCGGTGTTGGTCTTCGACGCGATGGAACGCGCCATCAAACAGGCTGGCCTGGTGCGGGTGCTGCCGGAATGGAGCCTGACTCCCCTGCCGCTCTTTGCCCTGTTGCCTTCGCGCATGTTGCCGGCGAAGACCAAGGCGTTCCTGGACTTTATCCAGCCGCGTTTGTCGGACGCGTAA
- the ilvA gene encoding threonine ammonia-lyase, biosynthetic gives MSTDYLKRILTSKVYDVAVESPLERAPLLSQRISNTVLLKREDTQAVFSFKLRGAYNKMANLSPAARNRGVIAASAGNHAQGVALAASRLGCRAVIVMPTTSPQVKIDAVRRLGGEVVLAGESFSDAYAHAQILEKKEKLTFVHPFDDPDVIAGQGTVGMEILRQHPGPIDAIFVAIGGGGLIAGVATYIKQLRPEIKIIGVQTEDSDAMLRSVRAGRRVQLTDVGLFSDGTAVKMVGAETFKLTRQYVDDFVVVNTDAICAAIKDVFQDTRSVLEPAGAMAVAGAKQYAAEHHLKGKTLVAIACGANMNFDRLRFVAERAEVGEMREAVFAVTMPEQRGSFRRFCELVGERSVTEFNYRISDADRAHVFVGIQVSSASEPDKIAANFRRHGFDTLDLTHDEMAKTHLRHMVGGRSALARNELLYRFEFPERPGALMRFLNAMNPDWNISLFHYRNQGADYGRILIGIQVPPADKKQFRSFVAELGYPHWNETDNPAYKLFL, from the coding sequence ATGTCCACTGACTACCTGAAACGCATCCTGACTTCCAAGGTTTACGACGTCGCGGTCGAATCGCCGCTGGAAAGGGCGCCGCTGCTGTCGCAGCGGATCTCGAACACGGTGCTGCTCAAGCGCGAGGATACGCAGGCGGTGTTCAGTTTCAAGCTGCGCGGGGCGTACAACAAGATGGCCAACCTGAGCCCGGCCGCGCGCAACCGCGGCGTCATCGCGGCCTCGGCCGGCAACCACGCCCAAGGCGTCGCGCTGGCGGCCAGCCGGCTGGGCTGCCGCGCGGTCATCGTCATGCCCACCACCAGCCCGCAGGTAAAGATCGACGCGGTGCGCCGCCTGGGCGGCGAAGTGGTGCTGGCCGGCGAGAGCTTTTCCGACGCCTACGCGCATGCGCAGATCCTGGAGAAGAAAGAGAAGCTGACCTTCGTCCATCCGTTCGATGATCCCGACGTCATCGCCGGCCAGGGCACCGTGGGCATGGAGATCCTGCGCCAGCATCCAGGTCCGATCGACGCCATCTTCGTCGCCATCGGCGGCGGCGGGCTGATCGCCGGCGTGGCCACCTACATCAAGCAACTGCGCCCGGAGATCAAGATCATCGGCGTGCAGACGGAAGATTCCGATGCCATGCTGCGCAGCGTGCGCGCGGGACGCCGTGTGCAGCTCACCGACGTGGGACTGTTCTCGGACGGCACGGCGGTCAAGATGGTGGGCGCGGAAACCTTCAAGCTCACTCGCCAGTATGTGGACGACTTCGTGGTGGTCAACACCGACGCAATCTGCGCGGCTATCAAGGACGTGTTCCAGGACACGCGCAGCGTGCTGGAACCGGCCGGCGCGATGGCGGTCGCGGGCGCCAAGCAGTACGCGGCCGAACACCACCTGAAGGGCAAGACGCTGGTGGCGATCGCCTGCGGCGCCAACATGAACTTCGACCGCCTGCGCTTCGTCGCCGAACGCGCCGAGGTCGGTGAAATGCGCGAAGCCGTGTTCGCCGTCACCATGCCCGAGCAGCGCGGCAGCTTCCGCCGCTTCTGTGAGCTGGTGGGCGAGCGCAGCGTGACCGAGTTCAACTACCGCATCTCCGACGCGGACCGCGCGCACGTCTTCGTCGGCATCCAGGTGTCCTCGGCGTCCGAGCCCGACAAGATCGCCGCGAACTTCCGCCGCCATGGCTTTGACACGCTGGACCTGACCCACGACGAAATGGCCAAGACCCACTTGCGCCATATGGTGGGCGGACGCTCGGCGCTGGCGCGCAACGAACTGCTGTACCGCTTCGAGTTCCCGGAACGCCCCGGCGCGCTGATGCGCTTCCTGAACGCCATGAATCCGGACTGGAACATCAGCCTGTTCCACTATCGCAACCAGGGCGCCGACTACGGCCGCATCCTGATCGGCATCCAGGTTCCTCCCGCGGATAAGAAACAGTTCCGCAGCTTCGTTGCGGAGCTGGGCTATCCCCACTGGAACGAAACCGACAACCCAGCCTACAAACTGTTCCTCTAA
- the cydX gene encoding cytochrome bd-I oxidase subunit CydX, producing MWYFSWILGLGLACAFAILNAMWFELREGHTHDPRASRNDE from the coding sequence ATGTGGTATTTCTCGTGGATACTCGGTCTGGGCCTGGCGTGCGCCTTCGCCATCCTCAACGCAATGTGGTTTGAGCTGCGCGAGGGTCATACCCATGATCCGCGCGCTAGCCGCAACGACGAGTGA
- the cydD gene encoding thiol reductant ABC exporter subunit CydD codes for MSGGTSSLEHDPSATLNKPPRAQSRWLMALAKAARLPLMLAGAAPLVSGALLVVQAWLLASVLDAAIVRQAPRQELLGDIVAIAGLMLLRACITWAGERAGADAAERIKRHVRLSLFRRLVQKGPYWSRGQASGELASAVVDQVEALDGFFAKYLPAMAAAAMLPVAFSVVLLPMDVIAGLVLLITAPLIPLFMALVGWGAQGASRRHLRAFARLSGFFADRLRGLSTLKLYGRAQAEAESVVAASDALRQRTMSVLRIAFLSSAVLEFFAALGVAGVAVYIGLTYLGFLDLRWSPLTLQAGLFCLLMAPEVYAPLRQFAAHYHDRAAALAAVSQISLLFDGLPQEGEGLAGDASGPHTLAETAAGPGRRGSGAALAIADLNLDAPGRSQAVLTQACLTLAPGEHAALMGPSGIGKSSLVEAIARLRPFLGDIRIDGLPLADWDEAALRQRVALIGQKPQLLTGSIADSIRLGRPDASDAEVQAAARRACVLEFAQALPQGLATQLGGRGHGLSGGQAQRVALARLFLRDPGLILLDEPTAHLDEATQARVLDEILEFSAGRTLLLATHAPAVAARLGRTLRVAGGKVEDT; via the coding sequence GTGAGCGGCGGTACTAGCAGCCTCGAGCACGATCCCTCGGCAACCCTGAACAAACCGCCGCGCGCCCAGTCGCGGTGGTTGATGGCGCTCGCCAAGGCGGCCAGGCTGCCGCTGATGCTGGCGGGCGCCGCGCCCCTCGTGAGCGGCGCCTTGCTGGTGGTGCAGGCCTGGCTGCTGGCCAGCGTGCTCGACGCGGCCATCGTCAGGCAGGCGCCCCGGCAGGAACTGCTGGGCGACATCGTGGCCATAGCCGGACTCATGCTGCTGCGCGCCTGCATCACCTGGGCAGGCGAGCGCGCGGGCGCGGATGCGGCCGAGCGCATCAAGCGCCACGTGCGGCTATCGCTCTTCAGGCGCCTGGTGCAGAAGGGGCCGTACTGGAGCCGGGGGCAGGCGTCGGGTGAACTGGCGAGCGCGGTGGTGGACCAGGTCGAAGCCCTGGACGGGTTCTTCGCCAAGTACCTGCCCGCCATGGCCGCGGCCGCCATGCTGCCCGTGGCGTTTTCCGTGGTGCTGTTGCCGATGGACGTGATCGCGGGGCTGGTCCTGCTGATCACGGCGCCCTTGATTCCCTTGTTCATGGCCCTGGTGGGCTGGGGCGCCCAGGGTGCCAGCCGCCGGCATCTGCGCGCCTTCGCCCGCCTGTCGGGGTTCTTTGCCGACCGGCTGCGCGGCCTGTCCACGCTGAAGCTCTACGGCCGCGCCCAGGCCGAAGCCGAGTCCGTCGTGGCGGCCAGCGACGCGCTGCGCCAGCGCACGATGTCGGTGCTGCGCATCGCCTTTCTTTCGTCGGCGGTGCTGGAGTTTTTCGCGGCGCTGGGCGTGGCCGGGGTGGCGGTCTATATCGGTCTGACCTACCTTGGATTCCTGGACTTGCGCTGGTCGCCGCTGACCCTGCAGGCGGGACTGTTCTGTCTGCTGATGGCGCCGGAAGTCTACGCGCCGCTGCGCCAGTTCGCGGCGCACTACCACGACCGCGCGGCTGCGCTGGCGGCGGTTTCGCAGATCTCACTGCTGTTCGATGGCTTGCCGCAGGAAGGCGAGGGCCTGGCTGGCGACGCGTCTGGCCCACACACTCTTGCAGAGACCGCCGCAGGCCCAGGACGCCGTGGCTCAGGCGCAGCCCTTGCCATCGCAGATTTGAATCTGGACGCGCCGGGCCGCAGCCAGGCGGTGCTTACGCAAGCCTGTCTGACGCTGGCGCCGGGCGAGCATGCCGCGCTGATGGGCCCCAGCGGCATCGGAAAATCCTCTCTGGTCGAGGCGATTGCGCGTCTGCGTCCGTTCCTGGGCGACATCCGCATCGACGGCCTGCCCTTGGCCGATTGGGACGAGGCGGCGCTGCGCCAGCGCGTGGCGCTGATAGGACAGAAGCCACAGCTGCTGACGGGTTCCATCGCCGACAGCATCCGCCTGGGCCGCCCCGACGCTTCCGATGCCGAGGTGCAGGCCGCTGCGCGCCGCGCCTGTGTGCTGGAGTTTGCGCAGGCCTTGCCGCAAGGGCTGGCGACGCAACTTGGCGGCCGCGGGCATGGCCTGTCCGGCGGCCAGGCGCAGCGCGTCGCGCTGGCGCGTCTGTTCTTGCGCGATCCGGGCTTGATCCTGCTGGATGAACCCACGGCGCATCTGGACGAGGCCACGCAGGCTCGCGTGCTGGACGAGATCCTGGAATTCTCCGCTGGCCGCACCTTGCTGCTGGCGACGCACGCGCCCGCGGTGGCGGCCCGGCTGGGCCGGACCCTGCGAGTGGCTGGCGGGAAAGTGGAAGACACATGA
- a CDS encoding YqaA family protein, translating to MEESLLSAVHWMLGMLALPSVGLSAIFTVSLVSATLLPMGSEPAVFGYIKLAPDMFWPAILVATLGNTVGGAISYAMGLGAERAVQRWKEHHPHPHPDATEGGRMRGRWNERAHDWIHRMGPPALLLSWLPAVGDPLCAVAGWLRLSFWPCVVYMAIGKFLRYLVMTAGLLWFFPGQV from the coding sequence ATGGAAGAAAGTCTGTTATCCGCTGTGCATTGGATGCTGGGCATGCTGGCGCTGCCCTCGGTCGGCCTGTCCGCGATCTTCACGGTCTCGCTGGTGTCCGCGACCCTGCTGCCCATGGGGTCCGAGCCGGCCGTGTTCGGCTACATCAAGCTGGCGCCGGACATGTTCTGGCCGGCCATCCTGGTGGCGACCTTGGGCAACACGGTGGGCGGCGCCATCAGCTACGCCATGGGCCTGGGGGCCGAACGCGCGGTGCAGCGCTGGAAGGAACACCATCCCCATCCGCATCCCGATGCGACCGAAGGCGGACGCATGCGCGGGCGCTGGAACGAGCGGGCCCACGACTGGATCCACCGCATGGGGCCGCCGGCCCTGTTGCTGTCCTGGCTGCCTGCCGTGGGCGATCCGCTGTGCGCGGTGGCGGGGTGGCTGCGGCTGTCGTTCTGGCCCTGCGTCGTCTACATGGCCATCGGCAAATTCCTGCGCTATCTGGTCATGACGGCCGGCCTGCTGTGGTTTTTTCCCGGCCAGGTCTAG
- the cydC gene encoding thiol reductant ABC exporter subunit CydC, which translates to MKNLLLLLPLYARRKSGLLLALFCALATVAAGVGLLGVSGWFLTGAALAGAGGAFNLFAPSALVRGLSFLRIVARYADRVVGHSATLRLLADLRAKVFSALIRLTPRQLARYRDGDLVARMTGDVDALDTVFLFVLAPLITAVLAGAVLTAVLGSWVPAAALALALALLIACVLVPLWLLRAARKPGAAAQESAAGLRAATLDAVDGHADMVALHAQAQTAEHFERLCAASALARRSQARVAARGQFFLQAAAGASVLALLWFGLDTLEAGRIEGPALAGLLLAVIGIFEVAGPIMRGASRMGSAISAAARIREVTQCEPDMQDPSAPRALPDSGALELDGVRFAYPARVQGASPLVLDGVSLRVEPGERVAIVGPSGAGKSTLLHLLLRLEDPQAGQVRFGGCDARDCAQADWHRRIALLSQDAPVFLGTLRTNLLIGDPAADDAALWRALDAARLGDFVRGLPDGLDTWAGETGSQLSAGQARRLCLARALLSPAAVIVLDEPTAGLDAEVEAAFYTDLTGAVRGRTVVLATHAALPSGSVDRRYVLQGGRLQQCELSSGTATLA; encoded by the coding sequence ATGAAGAATCTGTTGTTGCTCCTGCCGCTGTATGCGCGCCGTAAAAGCGGGCTTTTGCTCGCATTGTTCTGTGCGCTGGCCACCGTGGCCGCCGGCGTGGGCCTGCTGGGCGTGTCGGGCTGGTTCCTGACCGGCGCGGCCCTGGCGGGGGCGGGCGGCGCGTTCAATCTGTTTGCGCCCTCGGCGCTGGTGCGCGGCTTGTCGTTCCTGCGTATCGTCGCGCGCTATGCCGACCGTGTGGTGGGCCATTCGGCCACGCTGCGCCTGTTGGCGGACCTGCGCGCGAAAGTCTTCTCGGCGCTGATCCGGCTCACGCCGCGGCAACTGGCGCGCTATCGCGATGGCGACCTGGTGGCGCGCATGACGGGCGACGTCGATGCCCTCGATACGGTCTTCCTGTTCGTGCTGGCGCCCTTGATCACCGCCGTCCTGGCGGGCGCGGTGCTGACCGCGGTGCTGGGATCATGGGTGCCTGCCGCCGCGCTGGCGCTGGCCCTGGCTTTGCTGATCGCTTGCGTGCTGGTGCCCCTGTGGCTGCTGCGCGCCGCGCGCAAGCCGGGCGCGGCGGCCCAGGAAAGCGCGGCGGGCTTGCGGGCCGCGACGCTGGACGCGGTGGACGGACACGCGGACATGGTGGCCCTGCATGCGCAGGCGCAGACGGCTGAGCATTTCGAGCGCCTGTGCGCAGCCAGCGCGCTGGCGCGCCGCAGCCAGGCGCGGGTGGCGGCCCGGGGGCAGTTCTTCCTGCAGGCCGCGGCTGGCGCATCGGTGCTGGCCTTGCTCTGGTTCGGCCTGGACACACTGGAGGCGGGGCGGATCGAAGGTCCGGCGCTGGCGGGCCTGCTGCTGGCGGTCATCGGAATTTTCGAGGTGGCCGGCCCCATCATGCGAGGGGCGTCGCGCATGGGTTCGGCGATATCGGCGGCGGCGCGCATCCGCGAGGTGACGCAATGCGAGCCGGACATGCAGGACCCGTCAGCACCGCGCGCGCTGCCCGATAGCGGCGCGCTGGAATTGGATGGCGTGCGCTTTGCCTATCCCGCGCGCGTGCAGGGTGCGAGTCCGCTAGTGCTTGATGGCGTCAGCCTGCGTGTAGAGCCGGGCGAGCGGGTCGCCATCGTCGGCCCCAGCGGCGCGGGCAAGTCGACCTTGCTGCACCTGCTTTTGCGCCTGGAGGATCCGCAGGCGGGTCAGGTGCGTTTTGGCGGCTGCGATGCCCGGGACTGTGCGCAGGCCGATTGGCACCGGCGCATCGCGCTGCTGTCGCAAGACGCTCCGGTATTCCTGGGGACCCTGCGCACCAACCTGCTCATCGGCGATCCCGCGGCGGACGACGCCGCCTTGTGGCGTGCGCTGGATGCGGCGAGGCTGGGCGACTTCGTGCGCGGCCTGCCCGATGGCCTGGATACCTGGGCGGGCGAGACGGGGTCGCAGCTGTCGGCGGGACAAGCGCGGCGCCTGTGCCTGGCGCGGGCGCTGTTGTCGCCGGCCGCGGTCATCGTGCTGGACGAGCCGACCGCGGGACTGGATGCCGAGGTCGAAGCGGCGTTCTACACCGACCTGACAGGCGCCGTGCGGGGACGCACCGTGGTGCTCGCCACCCACGCGGCCTTGCCCTCCGGGTCGGTCGATCGCCGCTACGTATTGCAGGGCGGCCGGCTACAGCAATGTGAATTGTCATCGGGGACGGCAACCCTGGCTTAA
- a CDS encoding porin, with protein MKKTLLAVALLAGFAGAAQAADSVTLYGLIDAGIGYEKVKFDGNSQSRFGGVQGVSSGSRFGLRGTEDLGDGLRAVFTLEGGFGPMNGKSLQNGRLFGRQATVGLDSDSWGRLEFGRQTNLASKYFGSIDPFSISYNTANMGTTFGSANTMRLDNMVLYQTPSMGGFKVGVGYSFSADDTVSDSSQTGFQTGNNNRVLTAGVQYVNGPLNLAAAYDRFNPSNGQTGGKSEARIQEYILGGSYDFEVVKVAAAFGQTRDGWFVGQNMGTTPDGMQNLGSFKLADGFRANSYMIGATVPLGRHSVFGSWQRATASNDKLTGDDATFNVYSLGYTYDFTKRTNLYAYASYGDNYAFQRDATDTAVAVGVRHRF; from the coding sequence ATGAAGAAGACGCTATTGGCTGTCGCGCTGCTGGCTGGTTTTGCCGGCGCTGCGCAAGCCGCAGACTCCGTGACGCTGTACGGCTTGATCGACGCCGGTATTGGCTACGAGAAGGTCAAGTTCGACGGCAATTCGCAAAGCCGCTTCGGCGGCGTGCAGGGCGTGAGCAGCGGCTCGCGTTTCGGCCTGCGCGGCACTGAAGATCTGGGCGACGGCCTGCGCGCCGTGTTCACCCTGGAAGGCGGCTTCGGCCCCATGAACGGCAAGTCGCTGCAGAACGGCCGCCTGTTCGGGCGCCAGGCCACCGTGGGCCTGGACAGCGATTCCTGGGGCCGCCTGGAATTTGGCCGCCAGACCAACCTGGCTTCCAAGTACTTCGGTTCGATCGACCCGTTCTCGATCAGCTACAACACCGCCAACATGGGTACCACGTTCGGCAGCGCCAACACGATGCGCCTGGACAACATGGTCCTGTACCAGACCCCCAGCATGGGCGGCTTCAAGGTGGGCGTGGGCTACTCGTTCAGCGCCGATGACACGGTCAGCGACAGCTCGCAGACCGGCTTCCAGACCGGCAACAACAACCGCGTGCTGACCGCGGGCGTGCAGTACGTCAACGGCCCGCTGAACCTGGCGGCGGCGTATGACCGCTTCAACCCGTCCAACGGCCAGACCGGCGGCAAGTCCGAAGCGCGCATCCAGGAGTACATCCTGGGTGGTTCGTATGACTTCGAAGTCGTGAAGGTTGCGGCGGCATTCGGCCAGACCCGCGACGGCTGGTTCGTCGGCCAGAACATGGGCACCACGCCCGATGGCATGCAGAACCTGGGCTCGTTCAAGCTGGCTGACGGCTTCCGCGCCAATTCGTACATGATCGGCGCCACCGTGCCGCTGGGCCGCCACTCGGTCTTCGGTTCGTGGCAGCGTGCGACCGCCAGCAACGACAAGCTGACGGGCGACGACGCGACGTTCAACGTCTACAGCCTGGGCTACACCTACGACTTCACCAAGCGCACCAACCTGTACGCGTACGCCTCCTACGGCGACAACTACGCGTTCCAGCGCGATGCGACCGACACGGCTGTCGCCGTGGGTGTGCGTCACCGTTTCTAA
- a CDS encoding DUF4148 domain-containing protein gives MKALATALMVTATLVGMSAAHADGKTREQVQQELQAAKTAGQVTFGELDYPPATVERTSLSREQVQQELQSAKAAGQVTSAELDYPPKAAVSQTAGKTREQVRQELAEAKARGEYSFGELDYPPQGR, from the coding sequence ATGAAAGCCCTAGCTACCGCACTCATGGTTACCGCAACGCTGGTGGGTATGTCCGCCGCTCACGCCGATGGCAAGACGCGTGAACAGGTCCAGCAGGAACTGCAAGCTGCCAAGACCGCCGGCCAGGTCACGTTTGGTGAACTGGACTACCCGCCTGCCACCGTGGAGCGCACCAGCCTGTCGCGTGAACAAGTCCAGCAGGAACTGCAAAGCGCCAAGGCTGCCGGCCAGGTCACCTCCGCCGAACTGGACTACCCGCCCAAGGCTGCCGTGTCGCAGACCGCCGGCAAGACCCGCGAACAAGTGCGCCAGGAACTGGCCGAGGCCAAGGCCCGCGGCGAGTACAGCTTTGGCGAACTGGACTATCCGCCCCAAGGCCGTTAA
- the cydB gene encoding cytochrome d ubiquinol oxidase subunit II, which yields MDTLIPFDYGTLRVVWWVLLGALLIGFAVMDGFDLGVAALLPVVAKTDIERRVVINVVGPVWEGNQVWLITAGGAIFAAWPLLYAASFSGFYLAMMLVLIALILRPVGFKYRSKMEGTSWRNRWDGVLCFSGVVASLVFGVAMGNIVLGVPFTFDPVTLRPIYQGHFYQLFMPFALLAGVLSVVMLAMHGAVLLAWRTEDPISSRARNWGRLCALLTAALFAAGGFWVAGGVGGHVITSAVDMAGPSDPMLKTVAVQNGAWMANYAKWPLMWIAPALGVGGAVLVALLLTVRANVLAFLASALSIAGVILTVGFSLFPFIMPSSSNPKAGLTIWDGSSSHLTLWIMVIAVAIFLPLITLYTSWVYRVMRGKVTEESVSDTPNSY from the coding sequence ATGGATACTCTTATTCCTTTTGACTACGGCACCCTGCGCGTGGTCTGGTGGGTGCTGCTGGGCGCCTTGCTCATCGGTTTCGCCGTCATGGACGGCTTTGACCTGGGCGTGGCCGCGCTGCTGCCGGTGGTCGCCAAGACCGACATCGAGCGCCGGGTGGTGATCAACGTGGTGGGGCCGGTCTGGGAAGGCAACCAGGTCTGGCTCATCACGGCGGGCGGCGCCATTTTTGCCGCCTGGCCCTTGCTGTACGCGGCATCGTTCTCAGGCTTCTACCTGGCGATGATGCTGGTGCTGATCGCGCTGATCCTGCGGCCGGTGGGTTTCAAGTACCGCAGCAAGATGGAGGGCACGAGCTGGCGCAACCGCTGGGACGGCGTGCTCTGTTTTTCGGGCGTGGTGGCGTCGCTGGTGTTCGGCGTGGCCATGGGCAATATCGTCCTGGGCGTGCCATTCACCTTCGATCCGGTGACCTTGCGCCCCATCTATCAAGGGCATTTCTACCAGCTGTTCATGCCGTTCGCGCTGCTGGCCGGCGTGCTCAGCGTGGTGATGCTGGCGATGCATGGCGCCGTGCTGCTGGCCTGGCGCACCGAAGACCCGATCTCGTCGCGGGCCCGCAACTGGGGCAGGCTGTGCGCCTTGCTGACCGCGGCGCTGTTCGCGGCCGGCGGCTTCTGGGTGGCGGGCGGCGTCGGCGGCCATGTCATCACCAGCGCGGTGGACATGGCAGGCCCGTCCGATCCGATGCTCAAGACGGTGGCGGTGCAGAACGGCGCCTGGATGGCCAATTACGCGAAGTGGCCGCTGATGTGGATCGCGCCCGCGCTGGGCGTGGGCGGCGCCGTGCTGGTGGCATTGCTGCTGACCGTGCGCGCCAACGTGCTGGCGTTCCTGGCGTCCGCGCTTTCGATCGCCGGCGTGATCCTGACGGTGGGCTTTTCGCTGTTCCCCTTCATCATGCCGTCGTCGTCGAATCCGAAGGCCGGCCTGACCATCTGGGACGGCTCGTCCAGCCACTTGACGCTGTGGATCATGGTGATTGCGGTTGCCATCTTCCTGCCCCTCATCACGCTCTACACATCCTGGGTCTACCGCGTCATGCGCGGCAAGGTCACCGAGGAATCGGTGAGCGACACGCCCAACTCATACTGA
- a CDS encoding adenine phosphoribosyltransferase → MQTDNAEYIRRTIRSVPDWPQPGVIFRDITPVLQDPRAFRVLIDLFVYRYMRQRLDLVAGVDARGFIVGSVLAYELNLGFVPVRKKGKLPFRTVAEEYSLEYGNASVEMHTDSVRTGQRVLLVDDLIATGGTMLAAIKLLQRLGANVVEAAAIIDLPDLGGSAKVAATGTPLYTVCQYSADSAA, encoded by the coding sequence ATGCAGACCGACAACGCCGAGTACATCCGGCGCACCATCCGCAGCGTTCCAGACTGGCCCCAACCCGGTGTCATATTCCGCGACATCACGCCCGTGCTGCAGGATCCGCGCGCGTTCCGGGTGCTTATCGATCTTTTCGTCTACCGCTACATGCGCCAGCGCCTGGACCTGGTGGCTGGCGTGGACGCGCGCGGCTTCATCGTGGGCAGCGTGCTGGCCTACGAACTCAACCTGGGTTTCGTACCCGTGCGCAAGAAAGGCAAGCTGCCGTTCCGCACCGTGGCCGAGGAATACTCGCTCGAGTACGGCAACGCGTCGGTCGAGATGCACACGGACTCCGTGCGCACCGGCCAGCGCGTCCTGCTGGTGGACGACCTGATCGCCACGGGCGGCACCATGCTGGCCGCCATCAAGTTGCTGCAGCGCCTGGGCGCCAACGTGGTCGAGGCGGCCGCCATCATCGATCTGCCCGACCTGGGCGGTTCAGCCAAGGTCGCCGCCACCGGCACGCCGCTCTACACCGTCTGTCAGTACAGCGCCGACAGCGCTGCGTAG